A single region of the Mustela lutreola isolate mMusLut2 chromosome 2, mMusLut2.pri, whole genome shotgun sequence genome encodes:
- the LOC131824780 gene encoding large ribosomal subunit protein uL22-like, producing MVRYSLDPENPTKSCKSRGSNLRVHFKNTRETAQAIKGMHIRKATKYLKDVTLQKQCVPFRRYNGGVGRCAQAKQWGWTQGRWPKKSAEFLLHMLKNAESNAELKGLDVDSPVTEHIQVNKAPKMRCRTYRAHGRINPYMSSPCHIEMILTEKEQIFPKPEEEVAQKKKISQKKLKKQNLMARE from the coding sequence ATGGTTCGCTATTCGCTTGACCCGGAAAACCCTACGAAATCATGCAAGTCAAGAGGTTCAAATCTCCGTGTTCACTTTAAGAACACACGTGAAACTGCCCAGGCCATCAAGGGTATGCATATCCGAAAAGCCACCAAGTATCTGAAAGACGTCACTTTGCAGAAGCAGTGTGTGCCATTCCGTCGCTACAATGGTGGAGTTGGTAGGTGTGCCCAGGCCAAACAGTGGGGCTGGACACAAGGTCGGTGGCCCAAGAAGAGTGCTGAATTTTTACTGCACATGCTTAAAAACGCAGAGAGTAATGCTGAACTTAAGGGTTTAGATGTCGATTCTCCGGTCACTGAGCACATTCAGGTGAACAAAGCCCCCAAGATGCGGTGTAGGACTTACAGGGCTCATGGTCGCATTAACCCATACATGAGCTCTCCCTGCCACATTGAGATGATCCTTACTGAAAAAGAGCAGATTTTTCCTAAACCAGAAGAGGAGGttgcacagaagaaaaagatatcccagaagaaactgaagaaacaaaatcttatgGCCCGGGAGTAA